A part of Perca fluviatilis chromosome 15, GENO_Pfluv_1.0, whole genome shotgun sequence genomic DNA contains:
- the arl16 gene encoding ADP-ribosylation factor-like protein 16 isoform X2 — protein sequence MGPIWPSYFKDCASVIFMVDSANIAQISSSCIQLLSVLSAEPLHSASVLILFNKRDMPCTMSLIEIKSLFRMDDIIASATQPITSLELSARSGQGLQEVLSWLESIIVK from the exons ATGGGCCCTATATGGCCTAGTTACTTCAAAGACTGCGCCTCTGtcatt TTCATGGTGGACTCAGCCAACATTGCTCAGATATCCTCCTCCTGTATCCAGCTGCTGTCAGTACTCTCTGCTGAGCCTCTGCACAGTGCCTCTGTTCTTATTCTGTTCAACAAGAG AGACATGCCTTGCACTATGAGTCTCATAGAGATAAAGTCGCTGTTCAGAATGGATGACATCATAGCATCTGCGACACAGCCAATCACATCACTGGAACTCAGTGCCCGCTCTGGACAGGGACTTCAGGAGGTGCTGAGCTGGCTGGAGTCCATCATAGTCAAGTGA
- the arl16 gene encoding ADP-ribosylation factor-like protein 16 isoform X1, with translation MLPLSLLCFCWKTEMSNNDVCLLLGATGVGKTLLMKRLQKLSLQGSGELGEPSLTLPTVGTNLTDLTLNKKKKVTLRELGGCMGPIWPSYFKDCASVIFMVDSANIAQISSSCIQLLSVLSAEPLHSASVLILFNKRDMPCTMSLIEIKSLFRMDDIIASATQPITSLELSARSGQGLQEVLSWLESIIVK, from the exons ATGCTACCACTCTCTTTGCTATGCTTCTGCTGGAAAACTGAAATGAGCAACAATGACGTTTGTCTGCTTCTAGGAGCAACTGGCGTCGGAAAAACGTTGTTGATGAAACGTCTACAAA AGCTTAGCTTGCAAGGATCAGGTGAACTGGGGGAACCGTCTCTTACTCTACCTACA GTAGGAACCAACCTGACTGACCTGACActaaataagaagaagaaggttACATTAAGAGAGCTTGGAGGCTGCATGGGCCCTATATGGCCTAGTTACTTCAAAGACTGCGCCTCTGtcatt TTCATGGTGGACTCAGCCAACATTGCTCAGATATCCTCCTCCTGTATCCAGCTGCTGTCAGTACTCTCTGCTGAGCCTCTGCACAGTGCCTCTGTTCTTATTCTGTTCAACAAGAG AGACATGCCTTGCACTATGAGTCTCATAGAGATAAAGTCGCTGTTCAGAATGGATGACATCATAGCATCTGCGACACAGCCAATCACATCACTGGAACTCAGTGCCCGCTCTGGACAGGGACTTCAGGAGGTGCTGAGCTGGCTGGAGTCCATCATAGTCAAGTGA